The following are encoded in a window of Deinococcus planocerae genomic DNA:
- a CDS encoding NADPH-dependent FMN reductase, translating into MTPPLRLTVLSTSLDPVSRSRWMTGLAAAQLREEEHTVTLLDLRETPLPLFDNDACYTHPNAELYHRAIREADGVFLGVPVYNWGLGAGVKNLVELTGSTDPERGLHGAWFDRPVTFLVSGGLNHGYLSHGALAFGLMTDFRCVVNPHFAYATSAEWAADGVPGEWLAERLTRTVERGMDLAARLKNRPYHSVWEV; encoded by the coding sequence GTGACCCCGCCGCTGCGCCTCACCGTGCTCTCGACCAGCCTCGATCCTGTCAGCCGCAGCCGCTGGATGACCGGGCTGGCGGCGGCGCAGCTCCGCGAGGAGGAGCACACGGTCACCCTCCTCGACCTGCGCGAGACGCCGCTGCCCCTCTTCGACAACGACGCCTGCTACACGCACCCCAACGCCGAGCTGTACCACCGGGCGATCCGGGAGGCGGACGGCGTGTTTCTCGGCGTGCCCGTGTACAACTGGGGGCTGGGGGCGGGGGTGAAGAACCTCGTGGAACTCACGGGCAGCACCGACCCCGAGCGCGGGCTGCACGGCGCGTGGTTTGACCGACCCGTCACGTTTCTGGTGTCGGGCGGGTTGAATCACGGCTACCTCAGCCACGGGGCCCTCGCCTTCGGGCTGATGACGGACTTCCGTTGCGTGGTCAATCCGCACTTCGCCTACGCCACCTCCGCCGAGTGGGCGGCGGACGGGGTGCCGGGCGAGTGGCTCGCGGAACGGCTGACGCGGACGGTCGAGCGCGGGATGGACCTCGCCGCCCGCTTGAAAAACCGCCCTTACCACTCGGTGTGGGAGGTCTGA